In Listeria monocytogenes, the following proteins share a genomic window:
- the ssuE gene encoding NADPH-dependent FMN reductase, with amino-acid sequence MEKVTIIAGGIKTESRLTGLTQLAANELVTNGLEVNIIEVHKINAEALVTADFAHSDIQLANSEIESSSGVIIATPIFKAAYSGVLKAYLDLLPLKALKRKVVLPLGLGGSNGHLLALQYALDPVLKELGAETILKGQFTVDKQIERLGDGLYEIESSAKERLDIALNQFISLLNQQSVEV; translated from the coding sequence ATGGAGAAAGTGACAATTATTGCTGGGGGAATCAAAACAGAATCCAGGCTTACAGGATTAACTCAACTAGCAGCAAATGAATTAGTAACGAATGGTTTAGAAGTGAACATCATCGAAGTGCATAAAATAAACGCAGAAGCATTAGTCACCGCGGATTTCGCGCATTCAGATATTCAATTGGCAAATAGCGAAATTGAATCAAGTTCGGGCGTTATTATTGCTACCCCGATTTTCAAAGCAGCCTATTCAGGAGTGTTAAAAGCCTATTTGGATCTTTTGCCACTCAAAGCTTTGAAAAGGAAAGTCGTTTTGCCACTTGGGCTTGGCGGGTCAAACGGACATTTGCTCGCACTGCAATACGCACTTGATCCTGTGTTGAAGGAACTTGGAGCAGAAACGATATTAAAAGGACAGTTTACGGTAGACAAACAAATTGAACGGCTCGGGGATGGGCTGTATGAAATTGAATCTTCAGCGAAAGAACGGCTAGATATTGCTTTAAACCAATTTATTTCATTATTAAATCAACAATCAGTGGAAGTTTAA
- a CDS encoding GNAT family N-acetyltransferase: MTEDIFRVATVDDAPEFLELLSSAFQSVKELGIDWPSTNADLAMVTENIVNSSAFVLERNGKLISTITVRFPWESSAPPSKYPFVWWFATAPELAGQGIGDKLLTYVEERVLRDTLKAPALTLGTSARKHPWLLDMYLRRGYEVYFEHEEDGDVGVMMRKILIPEKFDATLLGIPSWT, from the coding sequence ATGACAGAAGATATTTTTAGAGTAGCGACTGTGGATGATGCGCCGGAATTTTTGGAATTGTTGTCGAGTGCTTTTCAATCGGTGAAAGAATTAGGAATTGATTGGCCGTCAACGAATGCGGATTTGGCGATGGTGACAGAAAATATTGTTAATTCTTCTGCATTTGTTTTAGAACGAAACGGCAAATTAATTTCTACGATTACCGTTCGTTTTCCGTGGGAGAGCAGCGCACCACCTTCTAAATATCCATTTGTTTGGTGGTTTGCAACGGCACCGGAACTTGCAGGACAGGGGATTGGCGATAAATTATTAACGTATGTAGAAGAACGGGTACTTCGCGACACGCTAAAAGCACCAGCACTGACACTTGGAACTTCTGCCAGAAAACATCCGTGGTTGCTGGATATGTATCTACGCCGCGGTTATGAGGTCTACTTTGAACATGAGGAAGACGGTGATGTGGGTGTTATGATGCGGAAAATCTTAATTCCGGAAAAATTCGATGCCACACTACTCGGAATACCTAGCTGGACATAA
- a CDS encoding amino acid ABC transporter substrate-binding protein, which translates to MKKKYGILALALTAALTLSACGGKEEPEAANQKVQTITVGTGTQFPNVCFLDENGKLTGYDVELVKEIDKRLPGYKFKFKTMDFSNLLVSLGAGKVDIVAHQMEKSKEREKKFLFNDVAYNNFPLQLTVLDSNNSINSTKDLAGKRVITSATSNGALVLKKINEEQGNNFEIAYEGQGSNDTANQLKTGRADATISTPFAVDFQNKTSAIKEKVVGDVLSNAKVYFMLGKDETKLSKDVDEALQSIIDDGTLKKLSEKWLGADYSKEQY; encoded by the coding sequence ATGAAAAAGAAATATGGGATTTTGGCACTGGCTCTTACAGCCGCATTAACATTAAGCGCATGTGGAGGAAAAGAAGAACCAGAAGCAGCGAATCAAAAAGTACAAACAATCACGGTTGGGACTGGAACGCAATTTCCAAATGTCTGCTTTTTGGATGAAAATGGGAAATTAACCGGTTATGACGTCGAACTAGTAAAAGAAATCGACAAACGTTTGCCTGGCTATAAATTTAAATTTAAAACGATGGATTTTTCTAATTTACTCGTTAGCCTTGGAGCTGGAAAAGTAGATATTGTCGCGCATCAAATGGAAAAAAGTAAAGAACGCGAGAAGAAATTTTTATTTAATGATGTAGCGTACAATAATTTCCCATTACAATTGACGGTATTAGACAGTAATAACAGCATAAACAGCACAAAAGATTTAGCTGGAAAACGCGTTATCACAAGCGCAACATCGAATGGTGCACTCGTGTTGAAGAAAATTAATGAAGAACAAGGCAATAATTTTGAAATTGCTTATGAAGGTCAAGGGTCAAATGATACAGCGAACCAACTGAAAACTGGCCGCGCTGATGCAACGATTTCTACACCATTCGCGGTAGATTTCCAAAATAAAACAAGCGCTATCAAAGAAAAAGTAGTTGGCGATGTTCTATCTAATGCGAAAGTATACTTCATGCTCGGAAAAGATGAAACTAAACTAAGCAAAGATGTAGATGAGGCGCTTCAATCTATTATTGATGATGGAACACTTAAAAAATTAAGTGAAAAATGGCTTGGCGCAGATTATTCAAAAGAACAATATTAA
- a CDS encoding amino acid ABC transporter permease, translating to MDKAFDVKMIADFIPTLAGYLPITLYILALSLIFGFILGVLLSLPRIYKIPVLDQLARVYISFFRGTPIMVQLFIVFYGIPALSSIVGIDLSQMDPLYAAIATYALSSAATIAEVIRAGVNSVDAGQTEAAYSVGLNGRQTFLRIILPQALYQALPNFGNLVIGYLKDTSLAFSIGVMDMSGRGQTLITLSNHALEVYISLSIIYYLTAVLLEYSFKWIEKRVKKENTRFTSIFDIEL from the coding sequence ATGGATAAAGCGTTCGATGTAAAAATGATTGCTGATTTTATTCCGACGTTAGCTGGTTATTTACCGATTACGTTGTATATTTTGGCACTCTCGCTTATTTTTGGATTTATATTAGGTGTTCTACTATCTTTACCAAGAATTTATAAGATTCCAGTTTTAGATCAATTGGCCAGAGTGTATATTTCGTTTTTCCGTGGGACTCCGATTATGGTTCAACTATTTATTGTTTTCTACGGAATCCCGGCACTTTCAAGCATCGTTGGCATTGACTTATCACAAATGGATCCCCTTTATGCTGCGATTGCGACTTATGCGTTAAGCAGTGCAGCGACCATTGCCGAAGTGATTCGCGCAGGCGTGAATAGTGTGGATGCCGGTCAAACTGAGGCAGCTTATAGTGTTGGACTGAATGGGCGCCAAACATTTTTACGAATCATTTTGCCACAAGCACTCTATCAAGCTCTACCGAATTTTGGCAATTTAGTCATTGGTTATTTGAAAGATACATCGCTCGCTTTTTCGATTGGTGTAATGGATATGTCAGGAAGAGGTCAGACGCTGATAACACTAAGTAATCACGCGCTAGAGGTCTATATTTCTTTATCAATTATTTACTATTTGACGGCCGTCTTACTGGAATATTCCTTCAAATGGATTGAAAAACGAGTTAAAAAAGAAAACACCAGATTCACGAGTATTTTCGATATCGAGTTATAA